Below is a window of Pseudarthrobacter equi DNA.
ATTACATGGTCGCGTCCAGCTTCAACCGCGTTCCCGGGTTGCCCATCCTCAAGTCCCGAAACCTCGTGGACTGGGAGCACGCCGGCCACGCCCTGCTGCAGCTGCCGCAGGGCAGCCACTTCTCCCTGGTCCGCCATGGTGGCGGGGTCTGGGCGCCCGCGCTGCGGTACCACGACGGACGGTTCTGGATTTTCTACCCCGATCCGGACCACGGCATCTTCGTGCTGAGCGCCGAGAAGGCTGAGGGCCCCTGGACCGCGCCGCACCTGCTGTATGCAGGGCGCGGACTCATCGATCCCTGCCCGCTGTGGGATGACGATGGCCAGGCCTATCTGGTGCACGGGTGGGCGAAAAGCCGGATCGGGATCAAGAACCGGCTCACCGTGCACCGCATGAGCCCGGACGCCGGAAAGTTGCTGGACCACGGCACCACGGTCATCGACGGCGAGGACCTCCCCGGCTACACCACACTGGAGGGGCCCAAGTTCTACAAGCGGGACGGCTGGTACTGGATCTTCGCCCCCGCTGGCGGCGTGGCTACCGGTTGGCAGGCGGTCTTCCGTTCCAGGTCCCCGTTCGGTCCGTACGAGGAGCGCCGCGTCCTGGAGCAGGGGAACAGTCCGGTGAACGGGCCGCACCAGGGTGCCTGGGTGACCTCGCCGCGGGGGGAGGACTGGTTCCTGCACTTCCAGGACCGCGGGCCCTACGGGCGGGTGGTCCACCTCCAGCCCATGGGCTGGGACGAGGACGGCTGGCCCTGGATGGGGGAGAAGGCGTCCGACGGCGGCCCGGGAACCCCCGTGGCCAGCCACCCCTACCCGCGGGGTACTTCGCCGCAGGACGTGGCGCCGCCGGCCAGTGACGACTTCGCCTCACCGTGGCTGGGCCCGCAGTGGCACTGGCAAGCCAACCCCCGGCACTCCTGGTCTTTCCAGCCGGGCGGGGGCCGGCTGATCCTCCGGCCGCAGGCCAACGATCCCGTCAACCTCCGGGAATTGCCCAATGTCCTGGCGCAGATCCTTCCCGGCACGCCGTCCACTTTCACCACGTCGCTGGAACTGCAGGACGTCCCGGTGGGGACCCGCGCCGGCGTGGTGGTGCTGGGGCAGGAATACGCCTGGCTGGGCATCATCCGGACCGCCGATGGATTCGTCCTGGGTAGCGGGACCGGGGGAGAGGGGCCGTCGGAGCAGGCGCCCGGCCGCAGCATTCCCCTACCGGCTTCCCGCTTGGAGCTGCAGATCCGCACCGACGGCACGCCCCGGTCCACCTTTGCCTGGCGCCTGGGTCCCGGGGAGCCGTGGGAGGTCCAGGGCTGGAACTTCGGTGTTGTGCAGGGGAAATGGATCGGCGCGGAACTGGGGATTTTTGCCACGTCGCCGCTGGGATCGCAGGAGGGCGGCAGTGTTATCGTGGGACCCGTGCGCGTGGACACGGCGCCCGTTCGCCGGGCTACTGCCCCGCAGCTCGCCGCCGCAACCACATGACCCCAAGGACTGCCCCGTTGACCGCCACCCCGCGTCCCAAGATTGCAGACGTTGCGGCCGCCGCAGGGGTATCCGTGCCCACCGTCTCCAAGGTCCTCAACGGCCGCACCCATGTTTCGGACGCCACCCGCGCCAAAGTGCAGCAGGCCCTGGACGAGCTGGACTACTCCAAGCGGAACGCCGCCGCGGCCCAGCCCGGCATGCTGCAACTGGTGGTCAACAACTTCGATTCGCCCTGGGTCCTGGCCACCATGGAAGGCGTGGAGGCCGCCGCGGACCGGTTGGGATATGCGGTGGCGTACGTCCGGGCCGAGCATGTCAGTGCAGACCGCTGGCGCAAGCTGCGTGAACCCTCGGCGAACCGCCTGGACGGGGTCATGCTGCTGGCGCCGCGCAGCGGCTCACGCCTGGTCACCCTGGTGCGGTCGCTGAAGATCCCGGCCGTCGCCATCGACCCCGAGGGGACCGAAGGCCTGGATATCCCCAGCGTCAGCCCGGCGTCGTTCTCCGGGGCGCTCGCCGCCGTCGGGCATCTCCTGTCCCAGGGGCATCGCCGGATCGGAATCATCACCGGACGCAAGCACAGCCCGGGGCACGGCCGGGCGCGGTACGCGGCATACGCGGCCGCCCTGCACGAGGCCGGCCTGCCGGTCCTGCCGGAGCTTGTCCGGGACGGTGACTTCAGTATCGAGTCAGGCATGCGCCTCGGCGCCGACCTCCTCGATCTGCCAGAGCGGCCCACGGCCATCTTCACTGGCAGTGACCTGCAGGCCCTGGGTGTGATGAATGCGGCGGCGCAGCGCTGGCTGCAGGTACCCGGGGACCTCAGCATCGTGGGGTTTGACGACATCGCCCAGGCCGCGCTGACTTCGCCGCCGCTCACCACCGTCAGGCAGCCCCTGGCCCAGCTGGCCACCATGGCCGTGGGAATGCTCATCGAGCAGCAGGACGGCCATGGGGCGGTGCCTGCAGCTTTGGAGGTGGCCACCGAACTGGTGGTCCGCGGAACAACGGCCCCGCCGGCAAGCTAGTCGCCGGGGAAATGCAGTCCGGCCCGGCAAGCCGCTCCCGCCCGGCCATCCAGCCCCGACCGGCCGTTGCAATCCCTAAGTGGCCGGCTATTTGGCCGGGAGCACCAGGTTCTTCAGGTCGTCCAGCGTCTGCTGCATGTGGGCATCCATGGCCAGCCGGGAGCGGGTGGCGTCGCCTGACTGCAGGGCCTCCGCGATGTTCTGGTGGTGGCCGATGGCGTGCTCCTGGATGGCCGGAACGGCAGATGTTTCGGCGCGGCGCTTTTCCAAGACACGGTGCAGCGGCTCAAAGAGCACGGAGACGAACACGTTGCCGGACGCGCGCAGGATGACGTCGTGGAAGGCGAGGTCGGCTTCGACGAAGGACGTAACGTCGTTGATGGCGTGGGCGGCCTTCATCGCCGCAATGTAGGCGAACAGGGATTCGGTGTCCACCTCGGAGATCCGGCCCGCAGCCAGCTCGCAGGCTCCGGTTTCCAGCATGCGGCGGAGTTCGATGAGCTGTACCGAAGCCTCGGCTTCGTTCTTGCCCTCCGACGCCGCGCGGAGCACGGCCTCAAGTGACGTCCACCGGTTCAGCGGGTTCACGAAGGTGCCCCGGCCACGCTCAACGCTGAGGATCTGCTGCGCCTGGAGCGTCTTCATTGCCTCACGGACCGTCATCCGGCTTACCTCATGCCGGGCACTGAGTTCGTGCTCGCCGGGGACCGTTGATCCCGGCGGAAATTCGCCGTCGATGATGCGGTCCAGCAGTTCGTCGGCCACAACGCCAACCAACGACTTCCTTGCCATGGTTCCCCCGATTCCTGCCGTGGGCGTCTACCCGGCGGATATGTCTGACAAGTCTACTTGCGCGTCTTTTATGTCGTGTGCCACACTAGCATTCAAATGCAAGATGTCAGACATCTTACAGATTCATTTACACCTTGATCCGGCCCCCGGATCGCAACACAACGGAGTGCACTGTGACGCTTGAAGCAGACGTCCTGGCCGCCTATCCCGCGGACTTCCCCATCCCCGCAGCCCTGGTTGCCAGCACCCTGGCCGCTTCCAACGCGGAGACTCCCCGCGTCCTGGTAGTGCTCGACGACGACCCCACCGGAACGCAGTCCGTGGCAGACCTGCCCGTGCTCACCCAGTGGGACGTCGAGGATTTCGCCTGGGCCTTCAGCCAGTCCAAGCCGGCGGTCTACGTCCTGACCAACACCCGCAGCCTGGACCCGGCCGAAGCCGCCGCCCGTAACGAGGAAGTGGTCCGCAACGCCCTCACCGCCGCCGGTTCCAGCGCCGATTCAGGCCTGCGGCTCGCATTCGTCAGCCGCAGCGACTCCACCCTCCGCGGCCACTACCCGCTGGAGCCGGACGTCATCGCCGCCACGGTCAGCGAGGTAAGCGGTGAAGCCACCGACGGCGTCGTGCTGGTTCCCGCGTTCCCCGACGCCGGCCGCCTCACCATCGGCGGCGTCCACTACATGCGCGGCACGGGTGAAACCGCCGGCACCCTGGTCCCGGTCTCGGAGACCGAGTTCGCCAAGGACGCCAGCTTCGGCTTCAGCACATCCGTCATGGCGGCGTATGTGGAGGAAAAGTCCAGGGGCCGGTTCACCGCTGACTCCGTCATCGTCCTGGACCTGAACACCATCCGCGCCGGCTCCGCCGCCCAGGACCCCGCCATCTCCGCCAAGGCCATCGCCGACGCCATCGAGGGCGCCACCAACTCCACCCCGATCGTGGCGGACATCGTCACCGAGAACGACTTCCGCGCACTGGCACTCGGCCTGGAAGAAGCCGAGCGCCGCGGCAAGAAACTCCTCTACCGCGTCGGCCCGCCGTTCGTCCGCGGCCGCATCGGCCAGGAAGTCCGCACGGCCCTGACTGCCGAGGAAGCTTACGAAGGCAACACGCCCTCCACCGCCGGCGGCCTGATCGTGGTGGGCTCGCACGTGGGCGTCACCACCCGCCAGTTGAACGTCCTCACGGCCGAACACAGCTCCGCAAGCATCATCGAGATCGACGTCGAGAAGCTTCTTGCAGCCGAAACCGAAGCCGTGGCCCACCTGGACCAGACCGTGGACGCCGTGGTCGAGGCCCTCCGCGGCGGCGACGTCATCGTGCACACCAGCCGGCTCCTGATCAAGACCGACGACGCCGCCGAAAGCCTGCGGATCGCACGCACCGTGTCCGCCGCCGTCGTCGCCGTGGTCAACCGCACCCTGAAGACCTTCCCGCCGCGGTTCGTCATCGCCAAGGGCGGCATCACCTCCTCGGACGTCGCAGCCCACGGCCTGGAAATCCGCCACGGCATTGTCCGCGGACCCATGCTGCCGGGCATCGTCTCCCTCTGGGAACCAGTGGACGGGCCCGCCAAGGGCATCCCCTACATCGTCTTCGCCGGCAACGTGGGCGACGACGACTCCCTGGCCCAGGTCACCCGAAAACTCAGCAACACCTTCTAATCCCCACCAGCGCCGCAAAAATTCAACGGAGAAACACCATGACCAGCAATTACACCGTTACCGTCCTGGGCCTTGGCGCCATGGGCCTGCCCATGGCCACCCGCCTCGCCTCGCAGCTGACCGTGCACGGCTTCGACATCGCCGAACCCCGCCTGAAGCTCGCTGAGGAAGCCGGCATCGCCACGTTCGGCACCGCCCGCGAGGCAGCCAAGGGTGCCGACGCGGTGCTCCTCGC
It encodes the following:
- a CDS encoding LacI family DNA-binding transcriptional regulator, whose product is MTATPRPKIADVAAAAGVSVPTVSKVLNGRTHVSDATRAKVQQALDELDYSKRNAAAAQPGMLQLVVNNFDSPWVLATMEGVEAAADRLGYAVAYVRAEHVSADRWRKLREPSANRLDGVMLLAPRSGSRLVTLVRSLKIPAVAIDPEGTEGLDIPSVSPASFSGALAAVGHLLSQGHRRIGIITGRKHSPGHGRARYAAYAAALHEAGLPVLPELVRDGDFSIESGMRLGADLLDLPERPTAIFTGSDLQALGVMNAAAQRWLQVPGDLSIVGFDDIAQAALTSPPLTTVRQPLAQLATMAVGMLIEQQDGHGAVPAALEVATELVVRGTTAPPAS
- a CDS encoding four-carbon acid sugar kinase family protein, with the protein product MTLEADVLAAYPADFPIPAALVASTLAASNAETPRVLVVLDDDPTGTQSVADLPVLTQWDVEDFAWAFSQSKPAVYVLTNTRSLDPAEAAARNEEVVRNALTAAGSSADSGLRLAFVSRSDSTLRGHYPLEPDVIAATVSEVSGEATDGVVLVPAFPDAGRLTIGGVHYMRGTGETAGTLVPVSETEFAKDASFGFSTSVMAAYVEEKSRGRFTADSVIVLDLNTIRAGSAAQDPAISAKAIADAIEGATNSTPIVADIVTENDFRALALGLEEAERRGKKLLYRVGPPFVRGRIGQEVRTALTAEEAYEGNTPSTAGGLIVVGSHVGVTTRQLNVLTAEHSSASIIEIDVEKLLAAETEAVAHLDQTVDAVVEALRGGDVIVHTSRLLIKTDDAAESLRIARTVSAAVVAVVNRTLKTFPPRFVIAKGGITSSDVAAHGLEIRHGIVRGPMLPGIVSLWEPVDGPAKGIPYIVFAGNVGDDDSLAQVTRKLSNTF
- a CDS encoding FadR/GntR family transcriptional regulator produces the protein MARKSLVGVVADELLDRIIDGEFPPGSTVPGEHELSARHEVSRMTVREAMKTLQAQQILSVERGRGTFVNPLNRWTSLEAVLRAASEGKNEAEASVQLIELRRMLETGACELAAGRISEVDTESLFAYIAAMKAAHAINDVTSFVEADLAFHDVILRASGNVFVSVLFEPLHRVLEKRRAETSAVPAIQEHAIGHHQNIAEALQSGDATRSRLAMDAHMQQTLDDLKNLVLPAK
- a CDS encoding glycoside hydrolase family 43 protein — translated: MTSRNAVPVYANPILNADWPDPDAVQVRGTYYMVASSFNRVPGLPILKSRNLVDWEHAGHALLQLPQGSHFSLVRHGGGVWAPALRYHDGRFWIFYPDPDHGIFVLSAEKAEGPWTAPHLLYAGRGLIDPCPLWDDDGQAYLVHGWAKSRIGIKNRLTVHRMSPDAGKLLDHGTTVIDGEDLPGYTTLEGPKFYKRDGWYWIFAPAGGVATGWQAVFRSRSPFGPYEERRVLEQGNSPVNGPHQGAWVTSPRGEDWFLHFQDRGPYGRVVHLQPMGWDEDGWPWMGEKASDGGPGTPVASHPYPRGTSPQDVAPPASDDFASPWLGPQWHWQANPRHSWSFQPGGGRLILRPQANDPVNLRELPNVLAQILPGTPSTFTTSLELQDVPVGTRAGVVVLGQEYAWLGIIRTADGFVLGSGTGGEGPSEQAPGRSIPLPASRLELQIRTDGTPRSTFAWRLGPGEPWEVQGWNFGVVQGKWIGAELGIFATSPLGSQEGGSVIVGPVRVDTAPVRRATAPQLAAATT